One genomic region from Bufo bufo chromosome 3, aBufBuf1.1, whole genome shotgun sequence encodes:
- the KLHDC8A gene encoding kelch domain-containing protein 8A — protein MEVPLAKDFQWQSLAPLSSPRVYCSLIEAGGQIFAIGGCDDTGSPMNTFEVFSPEINRWTSLAHMPSARAGVAVVSVGKRIMVVGGVGENQMPLKVVEVYNIDEGKWKKKSSLREPAMGISITARDCRVYAAGGMGSDLRPHCFLQQFDMLKDIWVHFAPMPTPRYGATSFLQGTKMHVLGGRQSKYAVNAFEVFDTDTRSWTKFPNIPNKRAYSTYVINEGSLYSLGGLRQGGTYRRPKFTKTVDIFDMEQGGWMKTDRSCFLRKRRADFVAGAIHGRVVVAGGLGNQPSVLETAEIFHPLKNRWENISPMPNPRCACAAIVLKNRLYAIGGVNQGPSSAVDMLSLVDS, from the exons ATGGAGGTTCCGCTTGCCAAAGATTTCCAGTGGCAGTCATTAGCACCCCTTTCTAGTCCACGAGTTTACTGTTCACTGATAGAAGCTGGAGGACAAATCTTCGCTATTGGAGGATGTGATGATACAGGAAGCCCAATGAATACTTTTGAGGTCTTTTCTCCTGAGATCAACCGTTGGACTAGCTTGGCGCACATGCCGTCTGCTAGAGCTGGAGTTGCAGTGGTTTCTGTGGGCAAGAGAATCATGGTGGTTGGAGGAGTGGGGGAAAACCAGATGCCTCTTAAGGTAGTAGAAGTCTACAATATTGACGAGGGCAAATGGAAGAAAAAGAGCTCCTTACGTGAGCCTGCCATGGGCATATCAATCACTGCCCGAG ATTGCAGAGTATATGCTGCAGGAGGAATGGGTTCAGATTTGCGTCCGCATTGTTTCCTTCAGCAGTTTGACATGTTAAAGGATATTTGGGTCCATTTTGCGCCAATGCCAACACCTCGCTATGGTGCTACATCCTTTCTACAAGGCACCAAAATGCATGTATTAG GAGGTAGGCAGTCTAAGTATGCAGTCAATGCCTTTGAAGTGTTTGACACTGACACCCGTTCCTGGACCAAATTCCCCAATATTCCCAACAAAAGAGCATACTCAACATATGTGATAAATGAAGGATCCCTCTACAGTTTAGGAGGATTACGACAAGGGGGAACATACCGACGGCCAAAATTTACAAAGACTGTGGATATATTTGATATGGAACAAG GTGGCTGGATGAAGACAGATCGTTCCTGCTTTCTAAGAAAAAGAAGAGCTGATTTTGTTGCAGGGGCAATACATGGCAGAGTTGTTGTGGCTGGAGGTCTTG GAAATCAACCTTCAGTTTTGGAAACAGCAGAGATCTTCCATCCATTGAAGAACAGGTGGGAAAACATAAGTCCCATGCCCAACCCACGATGTGCTTGCGCCGCTATCGTCCTGAAGAACAGGCTGTATGCTATTGGCGGAGTAAACCAGGGCCCCAGCTCTGCAGTAGACATGCTGAGCTTAGTAGACTCTTGA